Genomic window (Rosa chinensis cultivar Old Blush chromosome 6, RchiOBHm-V2, whole genome shotgun sequence):
TTCAAAAGGGGTAAATACTTGGCCGCCATTGATGCCTACACTGAGGTAATCTcaattctctttctttctcatcTACTGCAACTTGTTTCtaatttttgcaaattttttcCGTTACTAATTTTTTGCATATTTGCGTTGCGTTTTTGGGGTTTGAAGGCAATCACACTGTGCCCTAAAGTCCTCGTTAATTATACCAATCGTGCTCAGTGTCATCGCGTTCTTAAGTATGTATAATCAGTCCTCCTCGCTCTTCCTCTCTGTTTTGAATTTTTCATTCAAGATTGTTGTGATAATGGTGGAAAACCAACGCAGGGATTGGACCAGAGTCGAAGAAGATTCCAGGAAAGCTATTCAGCTCGATAGTGATTGGGTCAAGGTAAAAATATTCTATTTTCGGCTCTCTCTGTGCAATGTGTTTCGGGTTACATCAAAATTGATTAGAGGAGTGGAATTTGTGTTTTGCTTGTGCATCTAATTCACTAGTTTGTTCCTTAGAGTACTTCTAAGGCAATGCATGATGCCATTAACTTAAGAGTGTTCGGTGCCATTTTGCGCGAGATTGATGCACCAGGCTTTTGTGCTTCCTATGTTTTCAAAGTCGATGGTTGTGGTCGAGTTTAGCTCTTTCACTTTCTCATCCATGTTTTAAGGGCATCTTCAGGGTGCACTTTGTTGTGTTGAAGAAATTGGTTATTGTTGAAATGTATGTGACATTTGGATTGGAGAATGATATCTTCTTGTGGAGGAGTTTTTTCATCTTATTTGTTTGGTTAGTTTATTGCAATAGATTCAGTACATTTGTTTTTTATGCTTAGATGCAGTGTTAATTCTCCAACTAGAAGATAGCTTAAAAAGTTCGGTTTCCTTTTTTATACTTTGGTGCTCTGACTTCTGTGGTTGGAAGTTTGCTTATTAGATATTAGAAGCAGGTTTTCCTGCCATCTTTTTCTTGCTTGGAAGCAAACTTTTAGTTCACTGTCTACCATCAAGACAAGCATGGGGTAGTCTGAAAATTGCTTAATAACTTTATGTTACATATGCTATGTATTTTTGTCGTAAGTTGTGAAATGTCTTCAACTGGTTTAgaaacattttctttttctgtttcatACTGGATCATCATAGTTTATTGGAGATTGGTTGCATGACAGGGCCACTATTATCTGGGGCTTGCACTACTGCAGAAGCAAGAATATCCTGAAGGAGTTAAGGAATTGGAGAGGGTGAGTTCTTTTCCTTTCTGTCTAGGATGTTTGTATTATATGCATTTAGAAAACTTGTTTTgggctctcttttttttttttttccttttcttttcttttctctcactCTTTTTTGTTCTGTAATGATGAATACTGGGCACATACTGTGTTCCATACAAAGTCTATTTTTACTAATGTTCTTGTTGaatcattttgttttgtttttgacaGCCATTTGTACCTAGTTTGGTCATGTTACATGCCAGGGTTTAATGTAGTAGATTTTATGAGTGCGAAACTTTAGTTTATGGTGTTCACTGTTTCCATAATATGACATGAATTCCGGATATCAGAAAGAACAATTTCCATCTTTAGATGCTAATTGATTTTGTATTGGCAGTTACATCTTATTATCAGATCCTGTTTCTTTTAAGTTTCTTCGTAGATCCTCCCACAGACACATGCACCCATTTATAGGATGAATGGTAATGGGTAGCTCTAAATTAGAAATGACCTTGGTAGAACCATTTATGCACTGTTCAATTCCTGCTTAAGTTGCCAATATGTAAATTGTTTCCAATTTTCTTTTGACTAAATACAGTGATGGAGGAAAAAATTGAAGTCCAAAAATTGAGGAGATTTCTGCTagaaatctatatatatatatatatatatatatatatatatatatagaagttgGAGTTCCATAATCTATTCAGAAAAAGAAgcaaataattatatatataaaaaaaaaaattagacatGATTCTTAGTTGAAAATTGCCCAATCTAATACCCTTTTTCTATGCCTTTCGAGAATGAAGAGGTTCAGGTTTATGAAAAGTTGTATTATAGTTGCGATGCCATTCTGCCTCAAATTGATTGTTCATCAGAATGACTCTACGAAGCTTATTTTGTAGCTTGAAGCTCTTGCTTGCATAAGGTTTCAAATTGAAAATAAGGGTGATATTGGATAACAATTGTAGCTCAAACAGTTAAATGCAAATGATGATTTATTAAAACGACTTTTTGGAAGCTAACTTTGTAGCTTTGAAGTCTTGCTTGTACATAAGTATATGGTTTCAAATTGAAAGTGGGGGTAAGATCCTATAACTCACTGAAGCTTAAACAGTTAGTTGGCACCAGTATAATCTTCTACATGCTACTAGTGTAATCATTTTATCCTTACTACTTGATACTTGATAGACAGCTCATCACATTAAGTTGCTTTTGGGTGATTAAAATCTTCAGATTCTGTTGACCTCTTTGTGACCTTTACAGGCTTTGGATCTTGGGAGAGTTGCTGATCCTAAGGGTTATATGGTAGAAGACATATGGCAGGAGCTTGCAAAGGCAAAATACAGGGAGTGGGAAGAGGCATCAAGTAAACGTGCATGGGAATTGCAAAGCTTGAAGTATGGCTTCATTCTGAGTTTAGGCTTATGATGTTTGAAAATGCTTACATTAAATAGCTTTTTGGTGTTCATTTTGCTATTAGCTGCTTCATAAAACTTGTTTGATGTTTCAGAGAAGCTTGTGAAAGTGCTCTCAGAGAGACACATGATGCTTTTCAGATGGAAGGGTTTCTGGATGAAGATGGTACTACCCATATGAAACAGTTAGAGGCTTTAGGAAGAGTGTTTGAAAAAGCTGCGGAAGCTGACACAGCAAGTGAGGTCAGTGCATGTTTTCCTCTCACTTCCATACACCTTGTTCCTGTTTCTTTCAAGAAGAGTAATGATGATGGTTAAAAATTTCAGGTGCCCGATTATTTATGTTGTAATATCTCACTTGATATATTTCGTGATCCTGTAATTACACCAAGTGGTGTTACATATGAGAGATCAGTGATCCTGGACCATCTTGAGAAGGTAATGTTTGGTCTTAATATTGCATTCACTATGGTAGATATATTCTGTTCATATTTGGTCTTATTCACATTGATATCTGAATGATTTTTTTGCACTATACTTCAGGTGGGTAAGTTTGATCCTGTTACTCGTGAGCCAGTTGAACCGTCGCAGCTAATACCAAACTTTGCCATAAAAGAAGCAGTCCAAGCTTATTTAAAAGAACATGGTTGGGCCTATAGAACGTCGTAAAGGTTGACTTCTTGCTATTTGGAACTAATAGTCCATAGTTGTGCTAAAACATGTAATGGACTACACTAGTGTGGCAGAGTGCAGTGGAAAGTCTTATCCTTCTGAATTGTACAGATAAATTGTATTGACAATGAGTCATAGACTTAATGCTTTATGTAGATTTGTGTCCTGAACTTGCACACTACTGTGTAGCGCTTAGCCAGTAAGAGCTGACAGTGCCTTATGGAGTGTAAGAGCACCTAATACGTGCTTTCTCAGTAAGCACTTTCAAGTGCATTTACAAAATGGCAAATTGTTATGAATGAGAAACGCTCATACATATGCGAAGTTGCGGGCTGTTTTACTGTATTTATTTCTCCTGCAAAATACTTCATAGTTTGGCTACCAGAACTGTGCGGATTCCAATGGTGAATGCAGAAACTGTGTGGATGGACACCAACCTCTGAAATCAGATCTCAATGGAAATAGTGCCCCAGAGCATGTTAACATCAAAGCGACTTTCATTGTTAACCCGCTTTTCTGTTGCATCTTGAATCAGCTCATGCTCATCATGGTGGTCATTAAAAAACAAGTGTGCTAtgttttgtgtttgtttgtcCCATGCTTGGTActacaatataattcacaactGACATAGATGTGTGTGCTTTTCCTAATGTGCTAGTTTTCTCTTTATGCTATCCCCAAAGATTCTAACTTTGCAGCCACTCATCAGTTATTCCATCCCATCTTTTGTAAGGTTGGCTTGAATAGACCAAACCTCAATTATTCAATACACAGGCATATAAGACACTATATTTCTGCTTGATTGCTAGAGTATATGAGTTGTGAATTACTGGTATAGATGGCTTGTTTCAAGCCCTTTTTTTTTACTCCTCTCGCAGCAACTCTCATAAGCCAGCTTCTGTttataccctaaaccctaaattctCATCAACCAGCTTCAGTTTATACATCATATTATGTTCATTCGGCACCAGACTGATTCATACTTGTATCAGCT
Coding sequences:
- the LOC112174454 gene encoding E3 ubiquitin-protein ligase CHIP, giving the protein MRAPVLSLDSKIGEKKKGKKIREPLKKSRIFQCYVTLLGKASISFLFIFGFLKRGQYRPIYKLVLVLDSAFKVISSSFRACFLKTKPPLRASSSSLTLTQFEPERATQREREREMGQTGALDRAEKLRKDGNTYFKRGKYLAAIDAYTEAITLCPKVLVNYTNRAQCHRVLKDWTRVEEDSRKAIQLDSDWVKGHYYLGLALLQKQEYPEGVKELERALDLGRVADPKGYMVEDIWQELAKAKYREWEEASSKRAWELQSLKEACESALRETHDAFQMEGFLDEDGTTHMKQLEALGRVFEKAAEADTASEVPDYLCCNISLDIFRDPVITPSGVTYERSVILDHLEKVGKFDPVTREPVEPSQLIPNFAIKEAVQAYLKEHGWAYRTS